AGCACAGAAAAATGTCAGCAACTCAagctcaattaaaaataaaattttattaactaaaaattttcaaattaaattcaacatCTCCAAATcatctaattataattaataagttcctctaaatgttttttcactttctcttttCTGAGTTTCATGCAATTTGGATACCCCTTCCAATCGTCTTTGAACagcaactgaaaattttaaacattagtaTTATTAGTTTAGAGACACCACAaaaacaatgattattttttaatttgagttgaaaaaagttgattttattattttctgaaaattataaacatagcttgaaaataataattctttgacaaaaataaaattacatgttaatatttttacagataaaaatagagaaatgtttTCTACTTTATATTTACCTGTATTTTGATCGATCCATTGCAAGGCATCCATGTGAGCAttaagaattttagcaatttgttgtacctgaaaaatattaaaattaaatagaaatgtagTTAAAATGCAGTAAATATTGTCGGGACTGAGATAAAAGTTGTATATTTAGTTTTGTGATGTATGTATTAAAGCCTATAAATTTATCAATCAAAAGTGTGATTGTCCTTGttcatacatatattttacaaattttttgggaactttagaaattatattgttaaatgaCTTAGcaagacaaaataatttatattacaatcctattttttcttaatacagaataaaatattaaatttataaattaatttatacatttttattacttttttgtatacaaagtattgcaatcatgaaagaattCAAATTCAAGTTTTGGAATCCCTATTCCAGAAAACTCAGAacctgaaaacacatttttggaattagatCTGTCTATGAACATAACTCAacaacattttgagctagatgtgtgaaatttggtatgcattctttacatcaaatttgtaaatttctatcaaattttgaatgaaagtaatTCACAAGAAATTCGTCTGAGTGCAGCTAAACACAAAAACTTCAAAATGcagaaatatattagtaaaatctGGTACACAATTTTAGCCTCTAAAATATAgatcagtttcaaattttgaatgaaatcaacaAGGAGTTGGCTGTCTACTCTCTGTACATTACTACATAAACTAGATATTGCGTATAGTATTTTACATAAATCTGATAATTCACCAACACATGGAATTAGATAAAAGTTTTTggcatatgattttattattaaaattgtttttcagtgCCAAATATATGTTTGAACCAGTCAGAGAAAGAACATTCAAAATCCAATTATTATATTGCAAAACATTCATGCTggattcttggaaaaaaaaatctgagcaatTGTTTGTTCATGGTTTTGCGTAATTGTCACAATTTTTAGGTATGTGGGGGCTACAACAttcctttattagataatatataagaaaattttgaagagattGCTCCCATTGATTGATTATGTATATccaaatttatttgttgattatatccaagttttttttctagaattgcagatttattatatttttacgtATTAACTATTTGgtcgttttataaaaatatctctcagaatgcaagaaattaatatttaaaattaaatatttatgcttttcctattatttattttactaaataagaaaggaaaattatcttttttaaataaaaataatttatatgttaatttaattgaaataaatctctGACTCATTACAAGATTACTTTGAGTGacttaaggaaaaaaattctgagaaatccttaaaacattaaatttttattttagaaagaatgtaCAAGTCTTGGCAATATTTAGTTGTTctactattattttctttcaaattgtctATTCGTTACTGATTTGTGTGCttccaaataaattatatcaGACAAATAACATCAAAGGTCtagaatagttttttaaaaataaaatgtaactcaCAGGATCATTATCATCTTGGACTTTATTAGCAGTATTTACATGTTCAATAATCTCCCGGATATCTTCTGACATGCGTTTTAATTGAGCATCAATGCTTTCTGCAAGATGATacctagaaattaaaaaaagaaataattatgagAAAGAATAACTATCTACGATTCCTTTTAGGGATGGACGCTAGTCAATTCTAATGTCATTATTGAAGTAATTACTACAGTTGATAAAAGAGGGGGAAAACCTGAATTTTatgtttaagttattttttaaaaacttaaattttgagttcctTATTCCCATGCATCCTGAGTGGTTTAATAACAGTATAGATTAGACTATCCCCTTCCGATAATGGGGCATACCTCCATGAAAAGAATTGCACCACGGCCCATGATACTTTAGAATTAAATCATATTTCCACTATGCTGTTATGACATTCTAATCATTTCGTATCTTTGGGCAACTTCCATACAGTGAAGAGTTGCAAATCTTGAATAACAATAAAGAATTGAGCATCATAAAAACATAATGATGTATGATATGGTAATTTCAGCATCACGAGATGACTACTTCTTGATGATACTATCTCACTAAGGAGTGGGATGCAGAAGGAAAAacacatttccggaatttactttattgttaaatgtaaacttttcatgtttcattttatccctattttgttgaattaaacttTTCCTTACGCATGCACAAAAGCACAGAATTTAGAAGCGCAGGTTTTAGAATCTGTTGGCAAACAATAGGTTAAATTATGTTCTAgttaacaaaaactttttttaactgaCTCATGTTTACAAAGCAAGAACTCATCATTTACtattgaaaattactttgaattaagATAGCTGAAATTTCATATGGTATCTTTGGACAAGAATTCAGGGATATCCATGatgcttaagaaaaaaaaaagttccatgtaactttgaaaataactatgaaatataaagttatgggaaaagaaacaattattattaataaaaatacaaaaaaatatagcaatttatcTATAAAGGTAAATTGTCTGTAGAGATTAAATtaagtggaataaaaaaaatatcctttaagaatattaacaataattactaaaaagaatttattggtaattgataacattttcaaattaaggAAAATGCTATGAAACAAAGTAAATgaattgcatgtattttttttacagaaaataaattatatgaaaaaataactgaatttatagaaattattaactctaaaaaaaattaagtctttaaaaaaaaattgtactgctTCATAAATAACTTTCTTAAGCTATAAAGAAAATCTTTACTAACTAATATATTTTGGTAGGTAAGTATGTGCATCccataatgatttttaaaaaattaattacttaaaatttaaatgaaattgtaatgTTTTAGTTGCTACTTTTAATATAATGCTGAGGAGGCCATTAAcagcaaattacataaaattttaattaaatttttagattatcaTTAATccaagcaattaattttaaatagatagaGAAACTTAAAAGGGCatactcaatatttttttcatctaatctagagtataattaattctattcatgaaaatgaaactttaattagaCCACAATCATTTTAATCTAAACTAATACAATGTATTGCTTTATATTCTATAAACTAATAGGTTTAAATCCCAATATCTTTATGTAagcaattattgaatttataggCAAATAAACAAGCATTCTTACGTATGTTCTCTTTCTAAATCAGCATGTTGTTGCATATGGATATTTGGAGTTGATTCGATTGATTTTTCTAGAGGATTGAGCAATTCTTCCAATTCAGATTGCTGTGCTAAGATAAAATCTAATTCTAGATCTAATCTTTGCTGATCCAATTTCACTCGTTCAACTGCATCATTCAGAAGTGTAatctgaaaatcataaaaataacaacatGTACAATAAGGCTGAAAAATAAGTCATTCATGAATTCTTTTCATTccaataatttacaaaatctttgttaataaaagttcaaaaattataggATAATAAGCAGAATACAAgacattctaataaaattattccatgaaatttataattttatatttccaacatgttaaaataatcttaattttaatagcaaGGAGCTTGATATTGAAAGTCCAATCTAATAATGactcaatagctaatttctaagaGATGAGTTTCTAAATGAGTTAGAGATGGGCATGTACTTACAACTGAAAAATGTTCTAAGTactgtaaagaaattttatattatctgtattaataaatatactcctgaaaaaaaaatatgggatTTAGATTTTTATGCAGTTCTTTGGTCCTTTCAGccagtcatatttagtaaaatattctatacatgttaatatttcatataaaaaaatgtttaaatattctgCAATTAAAAACCACCTATGTCATGAAACTTTGGATTGCATTATAAAAGATCATTCAATGGTAACTTCAAGAAACAACTGAATAGTGAATAGGTGGATGGATATTTCTAAATGAACTAATGAAAaggcttcataactcggtcaacTTAGTTTCAGAAGAGCTTAACCTTTTATTGGGGGGAGAGAGGAGCTTGCACAATATTTGCTTAATCAACAAATCTGCAGgagtgcatttttttaattcaagcaaaaaagaaaaaagaaattaaggcaTTTTTCAActgtaaagtatattttattttgaatggttAAATTAGATATTGGACCATGATTTAAAATAAGCAGCCTACATATATACtagtaattttaatacttttatgagAATGAAAATTACTAATAACTAATGCTGAATTGTAAATAAAAgctaattactaaaaataaaaagtaaacatacTTTTTCTCCATTCGAGATTAACAACCTATCCCAAGCATTTACTTGAGTGGCTtgattcaaaaaaactttttcttgctCTTCCAGttcaattttccatttattaattgaatCTTCTAACTGTCTAAAATTAATAGTGGCTGGAGATGCCGCACTAGATGTTCTGTAGGAAAAAAAGCACCTGTGAGTTTATAATGTTCGTAATATTGATGTAGAGTATTTTTTCCCCCCCTTAAGTCTCacaattcttaaagaaaaaaactatccataaatctaaaatatatagaCAATTTAAATTGGTGATAAGCTATAAATACATACATTTCCAATGGATGACCAATATACAGTtggtaatgaattaaaaaaaaagaaaaacttttatctgTTGAAAAACGACTTTCACTGCCAAATGTGATAATTCACCAaagttttatcacaattttatgaaaatctgatTAATTCATTCTGGTAACcattaaatgcatgaaaattttcatttttttcttacaacaTTTGTAAGTAATAAAACTCATACATATCTCttgtttaatttctatatttttgacaCTTCACTCCTTTCAGGCTCCTATTATTACcagtttaatttgataaaaagttcTTGATAGCATCATCAcaaattaagagaaaagaaataatttatatagtacTCAAAATGAATGCGTAACAATCAGAACATTGTTCCAGATCtcatctaagaaataaaaaattttgtacttttgaaTTTCTATCTTCATCCAATATTGTCACCTGCTATTTGGTTTTCTccaatattttcaagattttataaaaatgttacaacttttctttgatgtatttaaattatcAGAATGATATGACTTCATTTTCTTCTGCTTATTCACTGTATATTTTATCCATAATAATATGTGAAAATAGTGTTATTCTACTCAGccaataataaagttattttcacCTATTATGTTTCAGATAAGCTTCATTTTTGTAAACATGTAGgttattttttccccccttcaaatatattaatcaatatatacAACACAAGAAGAGGTATGCCTATTTAGGTAGACTTTTAGTCTGCCAATTATATCTGAGAACTGATTGTCACTCATAAcagatgaaatataaaatcatatgcaCATAGGCAAATTACTAAGGAATGAGATAGTTTCTTCCCAATGGGATATTGCTGTTGGAAGGATATTTTCTATCTCTCTGTAATTCcaaacatcaaaataattaatataatatgcagattaataataatttcacagtaGTTAACTGAATAAAAAGAATGCTCTTTATAAATCGAAATAGATAATAATCATAATGATAAGTATACAGCTTACACTGTCGTGGTAGTGCTCAATACTGCTGAAGTTATAGCAGATGATACATATGAAGCTGAAGAAAGAGATGTTGGAGCACCAAATAAAGAAGGAGCTGTAGTTGTTGCTGTGGTAGTGGATGTTGCTGTTTTCAATCCAGGAAAAGAAAATCCAGTAGATGTTGAACTGCTCAGAGAAGTTGATgcaggagcaaaagagaaagctgtaagaaaagatatttcattaaagcaaattaattgaaaaaaattatgcaatctaTATCACAAAAgccatttttattacattaatcatTTCTGAGAAAACGATCTTTCTATAAtacatagtatatatatttaaataaaactaatagacATTGGTTATTATGatgtattaacttgattttttgcCTTCAcataaaggttaaaaataataaaattaataataactgatcATGTCACATTCAATTCAGTCACAGAAGATAATTTCACGTTAGACACAATTATATCAGTTAAATATCAAATCAGTGGATCTTTAATAATTCCTCTTACTGTTGGAATACAGAAACCATATGatttagaagtaaaataaattaacaagaaaagatattatataaatttttaattgaacaaaaagGTGGTTtaagaatgttaataaaattttaatgagtgtGTGTGTAATAACTTCAAGTTTATTatgctctaaaaataattttctaatcattcAAATTCCAGCTTTAATGTAACTTCTAAATTAAAAGGGTTCTTTCCGACAGAATCAAAACTCTGTGCATACAGgttcttttctaaaattacataAGATCGAATAGTTTTTCCTGTTGGCTTTCTTCTTTCCTATTTGTTTCGCTAGACTGTTCTCACCATCATTTGTGCAAAGACATCttgacaaaaactaaaaattagattatttccttagaagtattaaaaaaaaaaaaaaaaaaaacagtcaaagAACTTAACaaccttaatatatatatatatatatataatggcaaACATCTTTCTTTGAAGAAGCACTATTTTAATGCCTTCATTCAGAtaagaaatgagagaaaagaatgattttaaaattattatttaagagcAAATATAGACAGGATTgcttttatagtaataattttccagtctactttttaaaaacatatatatagtaataaacaaaatctttttttcattcaaaagatagttttatattaaaatgagaacATCATttgcctgaaaatatttttatacctaacagcttttcaaacaaataaataatgtgtaccaaataagcttttaaaactgctgaaagctattttttttttatacctcattagttttaaagaattgtacaaatattgattaaaataataagaggcaactcacaagtaaataaaaatgattcaaattatatataatgttttcgtTTAATAGGAATGGCAATAGTACAGATAAAATGAAGATTGGAAATGGAAAATACAAGGTAtcaaattgcaaattaaacaGGAAAGTTTCCAGTCAATTTtggcatttaatgaattttccagaccaaaatatttacttctttttctcaAATCAACTCCGAAGGCCATTCTGTGTTTCCCCAGTagtatatttaagtatttatgtCATTAGTGATATAcattgacaaatttttcaataactaaGAAATTAAGGACACAATTATAATTTTCctgattgaaaaatttgatatttactatgtttctgtacatattttttacttcttttttttaaaactaactatGTTTTCTATTTcctattttcaaataatctttttcatACATGGAacataatgtttaattaataaaaaattacccatccccaaaccattttttttatgttctgaaATACTTAATccacaaatttcagaaaaaaaaaaaaaaatttcaaagaaataatctgtgtttatataaaactttcattattaaatttgtattaattcaattttatttttaatttactaccaacttatttcttttctcaataaaatttacAGCTCAGAGTATTATTGTGCAATAACAagacattacaaaaagaaaagaaagggaatttttttagaaagcaatTATAGAGGGTTTTTCTCCATTTTGAAGTAATAActatcattttaagaaatagtcaaatattttaagaatatttaatggcattacaatttttatatagaccattctgaaaatctaatttgatttgttatgtatctaaaatttcaaatcaaagcTAACTCCTGTAATAATTTCCAAGAAACAGCTATTATTACACTCCCAGTTCTTTCAATGTTTACAATTCTATTTTATCTAAGCCTGGAGTTATTtactgataattaataaatatttgcaaaaatacgAGTGCTTATCTAAAGGATTTAATAGTATTACAATTAAACCAACAAGAAAAGGcttataacttatatatatacattaaaaaatggtgaatcaaaattttaccaGGTGCAACAGATGCACTAGGTTGAGAAGTGCCCAAAGAAGGAGCCACAGTTGCTTGAGGGGTAACTGATGCAAGAGCTATAGGATGagagaaaaaattacattatgttAAAGCATTACATATGGAATAGCaagagaaaagtattttataatattaaaatcatttataacattttattgaaatggaaaAGAGGAATATTCTAATTCAAGGGTCAAATGCTTGAATTTCTCATACACAGGAGTGATTGTGATTCCATTTGTATATTCTAATACAAAGTGTGTTCTAAAAATCCTCAATAATACTGAATAATGTAATGCAGTACACAtgcatgcatatttttaaataacttcattggcccaataaaaatagtaattcagaggaaaaaattaaagaaaaatattaatattttagaatgacatAATTATGAggtacatacacacacacaaacattcatatttttcaacaatttcatttAGCAAAGCAAATGtacaatttagaataataataataataataatgcacacTCAGTATAATATTTCATAGTATCACATATCAACATTTCTTTTTCccagcaattttcaaaaattagcatTAAGTTCAACTTTTATGTGTTTGGAAAGAGGCTAATAAGTCTTGGGAGTTgatgaatttagatttttctttgcTGCCAACTGAAAGGTCAACTTGATCAGCAAAACTATGGGTTTTGGTATGATCCTTCAAGTAGCAGATTGAAATCTGTATCAACCATCTTAACAATATTACGAAGAAACTgctaatggaaaaaataaaattcatggaaagtaaagaattttcacaaaatacctaatatttaataaattttctaaaaattctttaccAACAATACCATAACACcaccaataaaattaaatgcactttaaaaatgatgcataaaagcAGATTTAatcagttttgataaaaaaaattttttattttcttttagcttAAATTATATTAGCTTTAaagttaatttctatttttatgttaaGCAAGTGACTgctcatttgataatttttcatttatttatattattattttgatctaATAAAAAGTTTTCACCATATGAAATTGCATTTCCTCAAAGCAATGAAAGAGATTGCTTCAAACTACAGCAGGATTCAAATACTCAATTTGTTGAAGACAAATTGACAACTCTTTAGTGGACATTTTTCTGCATCAAACACATTCTTAAaacgttttttgaaaatatttaaattagtttcataatTGAATtaagttccaaatttttttaaaatttttctaataataattaaattattagaaaggCGATTCTCAGAAGTATTAACAATActcttcaaaaattgaataaatgctaagaaaaaaatctggtaattacaaaaaacaatccttatatatacatgtaatgatttctcttaatttaaattctaattattctgCATTATGGGCtaacttttagattaaattagcccatattgctttattctagaattttcttttatttcctgacccaaacccattttttttatttaattatttctaatatagattttataaaaactgatgACGTTCTTTTCCCTCATGCCACgaacaaagggataaaaatccctaacaccTATGCATTCCTTTCAATGACACCTAATATTCCCTTTCTTAAAATGACATGTCTCACAGAAATTCTTTTCAGATTCTTTTAGTAAAATACCCTAAAATCCCGATGTAAACAGTTACAACGCACATTTTACATGTTCATCTACACCAAATAATAACCCAAGACatataattaataacttatttgaaatctaattaactttataaaaatataaaagaaattactcCTACAACATTTatgttgatgaaaaataattttcattcattctagACTTACAGCTAATAAATTATGTTGATGAAAGCTGTTCAAAAGCCTTACTTTTTCTTACACATAGTGttcaaaaagttgaaaaaaattgcaaaaaatctagatagtaaaataaattcttaattatttttatttttcggttgcaatattattttttcttcaatctgCTTAAGAAGAGATTTTAAAGATGATTTGGTTTCAGAATATTACTTTAACACATTATTTAGaagtataagaaaaagaaattttaaataattctgtttaaatttttattagaagaaaaattagttttcataatttttgagatattaattatatagtgacggattttgaaaaatatcacttATTTTGAACTAAGTTATTATTAAAGGTATATAAGTagatttgtgtttttaaaaatctttttttacataaCATTCAAGAAAATTTAGATGGCAAATTGCAGTATAACCTGTACTTGTAGTACTAGGAGCATTCCCGCCAAACATTAAGGAACCAGAAGCAGAAGTTGTAGCAGTTGGAAGTTGGAATGAGCTGGCAGTACTACTTGTAGTAGTAGTTTGTGTAGTACTAAATCCAAAACCTGAAAATTGGGCTGGGGCAGTTGTTGTTGTGGCAGCAGTAGTTGCAGGAGTTCCAAACTGAAAGCCAGTTGAAGACAGAGCAGGTTGTGTGGTACTTGTAGCTGATGAAGTAGTAGTTCCTATTCCAAAACCTACAGTTGGCACTGAAGTTGCTTGAGTGCTTGATGGAACTGCACTAGTTGCAGAAGTAGTACTAGCAGCCATTCCAAAGCCACCAAAAGTGCTGGCACTTGTAGCAGTAGGCATACCAAAACCACTAAATGAAGTAGTATTTTGAGGAGTTCCAAATGCAAAACCAGTTGTTGATGCTGGTGGAGCAGCTGCAGTGCTTAAATTAAATGGAGAGGCTGTAGTCGCAGTAGTGGCAGCAGGCTGTGGTTGGCCAAAAGCAAATCCAGAACTTGCAGTGGTAGTAGCAGGTTGTGCACCAAAACCAAATCCAGTGCCTGTTGTAGTGGTAACAGGCTGTGTTCCGAAACCAAATCCAGTACTTGCTGTAGAAGCTGGTGTAGCTCCAAAGGCAAACCCAGTACTTGCAGAAGTTGCTGGGGTAGAAAAAGCAAATCCAGTATTTGCAGAAGTTGCTGGTGTAGTGCCAAAGGCAAACCCTGTAGTTGAAGTAGCTGGTGTAGCACCAAAGGCAAACCCAGTGTTTGCTGTTGTTGCAGGCGTAGATCCAAAAGTAAATCCAGTATTAGCTGTTGAAGCTGGAGTTGAACCAAAAGCAAATCCAGTATTTGCAGTAGTAGTAGCAGGTGTAGAACCAAATGCAAAGCCAGTTCCTGTAGCAGCTGGTGTACCAAATGATAATCCACCTCCACTTTGCAAAGTTCCTGAGGTAAAACCAAAACCAGAAGAAGTCGAAGCAACAGCATTAGGTGCAGCacctgaaagaaaattaaagtcaaaattaaatgtttaatctaATTGATACAAATATAATATCTGAACTAGTTACACAATTAAAAATCATACCAAATGAGAAACCAGAACTTGCTGTAGTAGTTGCAGGTGCACCAAATGAAAAGCCCCCAGAAGATGTGGTTGATTGAGCACCAAATTGAAAACCAGTGTTAGCAGATGTTGTTGGAGCACCAAAACTAAAAGCAGTGGAAGCAGTAGTTGCAGGAGTACCA
The window above is part of the Argiope bruennichi chromosome 7, qqArgBrue1.1, whole genome shotgun sequence genome. Proteins encoded here:
- the LOC129975656 gene encoding nuclear pore glycoprotein p62-like isoform X1, whose amino-acid sequence is MSFTFGAGGQQPAGQQPNFTFGQQQQQQNKGFGFASTPSSGGFGFGTPATTASTAFSFGAPTTSANTGFQFGAQSTTSSGGFSFGAPATTTASSGFSFGAAPNAVASTSSGFGFTSGTLQSGGGLSFGTPAATGTGFAFGSTPATTTANTGFAFGSTPASTANTGFTFGSTPATTANTGFAFGATPATSTTGFAFGTTPATSANTGFAFSTPATSASTGFAFGATPASTASTGFGFGTQPVTTTTGTGFGFGAQPATTTASSGFAFGQPQPAATTATTASPFNLSTAAAPPASTTGFAFGTPQNTTSFSGFGMPTATSASTFGGFGMAASTTSATSAVPSSTQATSVPTVGFGIGTTTSSATSTTQPALSSTGFQFGTPATTAATTTTAPAQFSGFGFSTTQTTTTSSTASSFQLPTATTSASGSLMFGGNAPSTTSTALASVTPQATVAPSLGTSQPSASVAPAFSFAPASTSLSSSTSTGFSFPGLKTATSTTTATTTAPSLFGAPTSLSSASYVSSAITSAVLSTTTTVTSSAASPATINFRQLEDSINKWKIELEEQEKVFLNQATQVNAWDRLLISNGEKITLLNDAVERVKLDQQRLDLELDFILAQQSELEELLNPLEKSIESTPNIHMQQHADLEREHTYHLAESIDAQLKRMSEDIREIIEHVNTANKVQDDNDPVQQIAKILNAHMDALQWIDQNTVAVQRRLEGVSKLHETQKRESEKTFRGTY
- the LOC129975656 gene encoding nuclear pore glycoprotein p62-like isoform X2, coding for MSFTFGAGGQQPAGQQPNFTFGQQQQQQNKGFGFASTPSSGGFGFGTPATTASTAFSFGAPTTSANTGFQFGAQSTTSSGGFSFGAPATTTASSGFSFGAAPNAVASTSSGFGFTSGTLQSGGGLSFGTPAATGTGFAFGSTPATTTANTGFAFGSTPASTANTGFTFGSTPATTANTGFAFGATPATSTTGFAFGTTPATSANTGFAFSTPATSASTGFAFGATPASTASTGFGFGTQPVTTTTGTGFGFGAQPATTTASSGFAFGQPQPAATTATTASPFNLSTAAAPPASTTGFAFGTPQNTTSFSGFGMPTATSASTFGGFGMAASTTSATSAVPSSTQATSVPTVGFGIGTTTSSATSTTQPALSSTGFQFGTPATTAATTTTAPAQFSGFGFSTTQTTTTSSTASSFQLPTATTSASGSLMFGGNAPSTTTLASVTPQATVAPSLGTSQPSASVAPAFSFAPASTSLSSSTSTGFSFPGLKTATSTTTATTTAPSLFGAPTSLSSASYVSSAITSAVLSTTTTVTSSAASPATINFRQLEDSINKWKIELEEQEKVFLNQATQVNAWDRLLISNGEKITLLNDAVERVKLDQQRLDLELDFILAQQSELEELLNPLEKSIESTPNIHMQQHADLEREHTYHLAESIDAQLKRMSEDIREIIEHVNTANKVQDDNDPVQQIAKILNAHMDALQWIDQNTVAVQRRLEGVSKLHETQKRESEKTFRGTY